The genomic interval CTTCAGATATTTTCAAATAAGCATAATGACGTGGGGTTAATTTAATTCCTTGCGGAGGGATGAGTTGGGTAAAAGGATCGGTTGGTGGAGGAAGGTGTTGATGAACCGCATTGACTACTTCTTCATAGGCATGTGCGCCACTGATATGAAGAACATCAGGGCACGCTTCTTTTATGATGTCTGCTTTTGCTCCCAAACAACCGGTAACAATAACGCGCCCATTTTCTGCCATTGCCTCTTTAATCGTATCTAGCGACTCTTTAACAGCGCTATCAATAAAACCGCACGTATTAATAACGACAACACCGGCATCTTGATAACTGGAAACCAGTTCATATCCTTGAGCACGTAATTGAGTAATAATGCGCTCAGAATCAACTAGAGCTTTAGGACAACCAAGACTAACAAAACCCACTTTATGATTCATATTAATATTTTAACTGTAAAAAAAATGAACTAATTATACCTCTTCTTCAATACTATTCCAATATCTTATTGAATTTTCTCATACTTGAAGTATGGGGTGGGGGGCGAAATGAAGAGAGATGATGGATGAATTAATGGTTTCATCTTTTTTGCGCAAGCGGAAATTCATTTCAACAGGAGCATAATGCCTCTATCGGCATAAGTCCTCGCTTGCGCGAGGACGACTATAAGCTTCAGAAGCTAATAGATAATGGGTCTTAGTGAATGTTTCACTTTCCTATCCATAACATTAATTCAGAGACATGCTTTTTCGAGCTTCCTCTAGATTATCGTGAAGTTTACTACCACGGGATTTCCAGAAACTCATGGAGTTGCTTGCTGTTGTGTCACTTGGGGTAAAGGGAGTGAGATACAACAGACTTGGTAACAATGTAGTGATAAGATGACGTGCCGCATAGATTACATTGGTAATGAATTTTGACAAGGAATCACGATGCGTTTTTAAGAGTTCTGCTCCCTTATTAAGGGTGCTAAAAAACTGATTAACGCGATCGGAGGGTCTCAAAGAGGAACCAATATCATTTAAATCTTGTATCAAATGCTCCATTAAATGGATTTTGCTCATTGTTCTTATTCTTTTAATTTCATCCATACTCTCTAAATCCTGGGATTTAAGATAATCGCAGTATTTCTGGGTCATCGGCAGCAATTTATTTTGAATAAGCTCAAAATATTTGTGTTCAGTCTTATTATTTAGCAGATAGGTTAAATTTTCATTTTCAAACCGTAATCTTGCATTAACGCCAACGCCTTTAGCAAATAAATCTAACAGTACATTTATTCCATTTTGCAATTCTTTAATACTCTTATTTTTTTGTTCTATCAACTCTTTAGTTTCATTGTCTAATTTTTTAAAATTCTTACTCTTTTCATCGGCAAACGCAGTAGCCTCATTTAAGGCTTTTTCCTTTTTCGTCAACTCATTAAGTTGTAAGTTTATCAATTCTGCGAGACTAATCACCTTGGAATCTGGTTTAAAACTTGGAGGACCATTCTGCTTGAATAGTTCAAATTGCTCTTTGCCTTTCAAACATCTTACAATATGCCAGCCTTTGTCGGTATCGGAGAAACTAATAGGGGTGCCAATGAGCGTTTGCAGGCCTTTGTCTCTAAGTGTGCCATCTTGATTTTTTACAGGCAGCGTGGTTGTGATGTGATTGGCTTCTGCTTTTTCATCAATTTGATCGATTTTTATATAAGTTAGATCGTCCTTTTTTTGAAAACTTATCGCAATTGCAGCTTCATTTTTACGATAATTACAAGTATCTCCCCCAATGCGATGCAGGACTATCTCTTGTCCATCCTTAGTGTAAACTGTTTTACAAACTCGAGGGCGCCCTGCAGGAACATGACCATGATATAGATTGTACACACCGTTTTCTGACAGTTTACGCAGTGTTTCTTCATTTAATGTGCTTCCAAAAGCCCCATGGATTAAGGTTTCTCCATTATTGCGCGCAGCAGGAAGTCCCATATTGATAAGTTCAGCTAGCCCCTTATTTAAGAGTGAAGTTGCTTGCTCATCTAATTGTGCCCCATTCGCGTGTAATGCGTGTAAAGCAGCATACCAAGCATTTTCAGCGTCTAGCAATTCTTTAACATTTCGAGCAACTAATCTACCTTTTTCATTTGCTATAGGGATATCATCGTTAAAAATTTGAGCTAGTGTCTGGGCATCAACTAATTCCGTTAACGTACGAGGCAAGATAAAAGAATTGTTATCAATTCCGCCATGAGTAAATAATGTATTACCAATTTGTGCGCCTATTTGGCAATGACTAAGATATTTGACATAGGGACTGTTAGGATTGGTGAAGTAATCTTTCACAAACTCCAAAGTTGCTTCTTCATTATCGACCACCAGTTTATTTTCTTGCCAATGAGCATAACCTTTTTCTAAAGCAAGCTCTTCCCATAATTCAGGAGCTCCAGTGCTGTTTGCAAACTGCCATTTTATAAATAAAATTTGTTTTTTAGTATCAGTTAATGTATTAAATAAAGCGAGTAAATCTTGGGCGCTAGAATCCTTAGGCCAATTTAACTCGTCCATAAGATAAGTTAAAAACAATTTTGCTTTATCATTACCATCTACCCAAACAAGAGATGAATTACGAGCCACTCCTTTTTTTTGACGTTCCTCAGGAGTTAATTGAACATCGTTTAGAAGTACTTGATTAATCGATTCGATTTTCAGCTCATTTAGGATGCGAAACTTGGTTGTTTCACGATTACCAAGAATGGAAATCATTCGTTCTTTATACATCTCATGGGTATTGTTGATAATGTCGACGAGACACATATTATGCGGATCTTTTCGTCTTGTATTACTGCGCGATTTATCAGTAAGGTCACCAATGTTCACACAAAAGACGTTTTGGGGTAGTTGAATATAGATTTTGCCTTCTTTTGTTACGAGTGTAAAATCGTTTTCCTCTAGAGCAAGTCCAGTAAAGTTTTCCTTATATTTATTTTTATAAAGAGCTAAACTTCGTTCCAAAAAACTTAAATCTCCCTCAAGATCAGCAAAGGTGATTATCATTTGTCCCTCATATAATTCATGATGGTTTTTTTTTGTCATTAGCAAATTCTCCTAAAAAACTATTTTTTGAAATACTACACAAACAGACAAATTTTATTGCCAATAAAATTTGTTGGCATGTGATATGAATTTTAAAAATAATGTATAATTTACAATGGGTTATAAAATGGCTGGGGCATAATAACTTCTTAATAGATGGGTGGCAACGGAATTTAATACAAACATGTTGAGTGAGTTAGCTTTGTTTTGGGTTTGAGGCAGGTACAAGTCAGACGAGGTCTGACTTGTACCCGTTTACTGGATTTGGTTTAACGTTTTTAAGAATTTATCAGTAGAAATCTCACCTACTAATTTCAATTGGTTCAGTTCCGTTCCTTGTGTGTTAAAAAAGATAAAAGTAGGTGGTGCTACGACACCAAAGTGAGTAAGTATCGCCTTATTTTCAGAATTCTGTGAGGTAACATCGATTTTAATGACTGTAAAACGAGTTAAGGCATCTTGTACTTGAGAATCTTTAAATGTGGTAGCTTCCATCACTTTGCATGAATGACACCAATCCGCATAAAAATCCAACATAATTGGTTTGCCTTGCGATTTTAAAATCGCCTGCTTTATGGCACTTAAATTCTGTTCTGGTTGCGTTTTAACGTGGAGGGGGTTTGTAGTATATGCAGTAGCTAAAGGCTGCAAAGGATTAGTTGCGCCCATGCTGGCACCAACTAAAATTAAGAAACCATATACGAGCAAAATAAGTCCCACTCCTTGGCTGAATTTTTCACGATTTGTGATGGAGTAGGTTAAGGCGCCACTGTAGATACCCGAAAATATAAGCAAGCAAGCCCATAATCCCATGCTGATTAAAGAAGGAACTATGCGAGAGATTAAATCAATAGCAACCGCAATGAATAGAATGCCAAAAAGTGCTTTAATCGTATTCATCCAGCTGCCAGTTTCAGGTAACCATCTGCCTGCTGAGGTGCCAATCAGAAGTAAGGGAGTACCCATTCCCAAACCTAAGATGAATAATGTCAAACAACCTAAAAGAACATTTCCAGTTTGAGCAATATATGTGAGGACTCCGATTAATGGCGCGGTAACGCAAGGAGAAAGAATCAACGTAGACAAGCATCCCATAATTGCGGCTCCTAGATAGTGGCCCCCTCTGCGATTGCTTGTACCGTGTATTTTTGCCTGCCAAGAATGAGGTAATTTAAATTCATAAAATCCAAACATGGATAAGGCTAAGAGAATAAAAATTAGGCTGAACATCCCTATAGCCCAAGGTGATTGCATGCTGATTTGCAGATTGGCTCCGAGAAGGGCAACTACCGCTCCAATTATTGCATAGGTTACCGACATGCTTACGACATAGCTTAAAGAGAGAAAAAAAGCCTTTCGGGTTGAAAGCTCTTTTCCATGGCCCACGATAATCCCAGATAAGACTGGAACCATAGGTAAAATACATGGGGTAAATGATAAAAGTAAACCAAAACCGTAAAAAGTAATAAGAATAATAAGCCAATTATGACTCAAAAAGACTTTTGAAATGCTATCATTTTGAGTTTCTTCCACAACTACGGATTCTTGAGTAGCTTGTTCCAAGTTTGCTTGAGTCAATGCTAAATTGTTATCTATAAATAATCGTATAGCTTTTGTTTCTGGAGCATAGCAAAAGCCATCGTCGGAGCATCCTTGGTAGTGCAGCTCAACATACGTTTCTCCGGGCTTATCGGCTAGAATACCCACTGGAATAGAAACTTGGTTACGATATACAGCATAAACATGTCCTTGTTTGTCAGTTTTTTTGACCGTAGGAGGTAAACGAAGTGGGCCTAGATTAATACTATTGTCTGAATTAGATGTTAGCTTAATGCGTTTACTGTATAGAAAATAATCTGGCTTTATTTGAAAATTGATAGCAAAAGTATTGGGATCGACTTTTGTTACATTTACATGAAACACTTCCGAAGCGGGAAGTGGGTTTGCATGTAGAGCAAATGTAGCAATGTAACAAAACACTAATAAAAACCATTTTCTCATTCTGCAACCTTTTAATAAAATTAGAGTCTGGAACAGTTAGCTGTTACGATTTCTATGCTATGTCCGAACGTGTAAATAACTATATCAGAACATAGTGTAGTGTGAATAAAGGTAAAACTAAAATTTTTTTTGTTTTAACCCTTGAAAGTTTTTTCTTTGTCCCCATATGCGTTTCAGCAACATTGCAAATGAGTTTAAAGTTTAATTAATCAGGAGATAGAAGCATGAAAATTCGTCCTTTACACGATCGAGTTGTTGTTCGTCGTATGGAAGAAGAGCGTACCACAGCTGGTGGTATTGTTATTCCAGATAGCGCTACTGAAAAACCAATGCGTGGTGAAATCATTGCTGTTGGCGCAGGTAAGATATTAGATAACGGCGATGTTCGCGCTTTAGCAGTTAAAGTAGGTGATATTGTTTTATTTGGTAAGTACTCAGGTACTGAAGTAAAAATCGACGGTAAAGAACTGGTTGTGATGCGTGAAGACGACATCATGGGTATTATTGAGAAATAATTTGTTTCATTAGGAGAGATATACAATGGCAAAAGAATTACGTTTTGGTGACGATGCTCGCCTACAAATGCTTGCTGGTGTTAATGCATTGGCTGATGCTGTTCAAGTAACAATGGGACCTCGTGGTCGTAATGTCGTTTTAGAAAAATCATATGGTGCACCTACTGTAACTAAAGATGGTGTGTCTGTTGCTAAAGAAATTGAATTTGATCAACGCTTCATGAATATGGGCGCTCAAATGGTTAAAGAAGTTGCTTCTAAAACTTCTGATACCGCTGGAGATGGTACTACTACTGCGACTGTATTGGCTCGTTCTATTGTGGTTGAAGGCTATAAAGCAATCGCTGCTGGCATGAACCCTATGGATCTGAAGCGTGGTATTGATAAAGCAGTTGCTGCAATCACCAAAAAACTACAAACGATGTCTAAGCCTTGCAAAGACAACAAAGCAATTGCACAAGTAGGTACTATTTCTGCTAACTCTGATGAAGCAATTGGTTCAATTATTGCTAGTGCAATGGATAAAGTAGGTAAAGAAGGCGTTATTACTGTTGAAGACGGTAATGGATTGGAAAATGAATTATCTGTTGTTGAAGGGATGCAGTTTGATCGTGGATATATTTCTCCATACTTCATCAACAATCAACAAAGCATGACTTGTGAGCTTGAGCATCCATTCATTCTGTTGGTTGATAAGAAAATTTCTAGCATTCGTGATATGTTGTCTGTATTGGAAGGTGTGGCAAAATCAGGCCGTCCATTATTGATTATTGCTGAAGATGTTGAAGGCGAAGCTTTAGCTACTTTAGTAGTTAACAACATGCGCGGTATTGTTAAAGTATGTGCTGTTAAAGCTCCAGGATTTGGCGATCGTCGTAAAGCAATGCTACAAGACATTGCAATTCTGACTCATGGCCAAGTAATCTCTGAAGAGATTGGCAAAAGCTTAGAAGCTGCTACTTTAGAAGACTTAGGTACTGCGAAACGTATCGTAGTGACTAAAGAAAATACCACCATTATTGATGGCGAAGGTAAAGCTGCAGAAATCAATGCGCGTATTGCCCAGATTCGTGCTCAAATTGAAGAAACTACTTCTGACTACGATCGTGAGAAATTACAAGAGCGTGTTGCTAAATTATCTGGCGGTGTTGCCGTGATTAAAGTGGGTGCTGCTACTGAAGTAGAAATGAAAGAGAAAAAAGCTCGCGTTGAAGATGCACTACACGCTACCCGTGCTGCTGTAGAAGAAGGTATTGTAGCTGGTGGTGGTGTTGCTTTAATCCGCGCACAAAAGGCTTTGGATTCTTTGAAAGGTGATAACGACGATCAAAGCATGGGGATTAATATTCTTCGTCGTGCTATTGAAGCACCAATGCGTCAGATCGTATCTAACGCTGGTTACGAAGCATCAGTCATTGTTAACAAAGTAGCTGAAAACAAAGATAACTATGGTTTCAATGCTGCTACTGGTGAATTCGGTGATATGGTTGAAATGGGTATTTTAGATCCAACTAAAGTAACTCGTATGGCATTACAAAACGCTGCTTCTGTAGCAAGCTTAATGTTGACTACTGAGTGCATGGTTGCTGATTTACCAAAGAAAGATGAAGCTGGTGCTGGCGATATGGGCGGCATGGGCGGAATGGGTGGTATGGGAGGCATGGGCGGCATGATGTAAGCCTCCTCTCTTAACCTATTCTTTTAAAACCCGTCTTTATGGCGGGTTTTTTTTAATAACGTCTAATATAATATTTCTATTGGTTCTAAAAGCATTTATCATCCAATAACTAAAAAATTACAAAGCGAGGAGTAACGATGGGAACAATAATTAAAAAATTGGAAATAGTATTGGCAGATACATACGCTTTGTATCTTAAAACGCAAAATTACCACTGGCATGTTAAGGGTGTGCAATTTAAAAGCTTACACGAATTGTTTGAAATGCAATATAAACAATTAGCAGACGCTGTAGATGAAATTGCAGAACGAATTTTAATTATTGGCCATAAAGCTCCGGCTACTTTTTCTGAGTTTAATGCACTAAAAACAATTAAAGACGGTGATTCTAGTGCTGATGCAAATCAGATGGTGAAAGAGTTAGCGGAAGATAATGAAGCTTTAGTTAAGGATCTTAATAAAGCAGTTCGTCTAGCTCAAGAAAATGGTGATGAAGGTACCGTAGCATTATTAAGTGAGCGTATCGCAGCTCATGAAAAAGCACATTGGATGTTAAGTGCTTCTCGTTAAGACTAGTTTGTAATTCTAATCCTAAAAAGCATTACCTGCCGTGAAGGCAGGAGATCTATTCATGGTTACAAGTAACTGTCTTTTGATCGCAACTCT from Legionella sainthelensi carries:
- the dsbD gene encoding protein-disulfide reductase DsbD, which gives rise to MRKWFLLVFCYIATFALHANPLPASEVFHVNVTKVDPNTFAINFQIKPDYFLYSKRIKLTSNSDNSINLGPLRLPPTVKKTDKQGHVYAVYRNQVSIPVGILADKPGETYVELHYQGCSDDGFCYAPETKAIRLFIDNNLALTQANLEQATQESVVVEETQNDSISKVFLSHNWLIILITFYGFGLLLSFTPCILPMVPVLSGIIVGHGKELSTRKAFFLSLSYVVSMSVTYAIIGAVVALLGANLQISMQSPWAIGMFSLIFILLALSMFGFYEFKLPHSWQAKIHGTSNRRGGHYLGAAIMGCLSTLILSPCVTAPLIGVLTYIAQTGNVLLGCLTLFILGLGMGTPLLLIGTSAGRWLPETGSWMNTIKALFGILFIAVAIDLISRIVPSLISMGLWACLLIFSGIYSGALTYSITNREKFSQGVGLILLVYGFLILVGASMGATNPLQPLATAYTTNPLHVKTQPEQNLSAIKQAILKSQGKPIMLDFYADWCHSCKVMEATTFKDSQVQDALTRFTVIKIDVTSQNSENKAILTHFGVVAPPTFIFFNTQGTELNQLKLVGEISTDKFLKTLNQIQ
- the groL gene encoding chaperonin GroEL (60 kDa chaperone family; promotes refolding of misfolded polypeptides especially under stressful conditions; forms two stacked rings of heptamers to form a barrel-shaped 14mer; ends can be capped by GroES; misfolded proteins enter the barrel where they are refolded when GroES binds), whose protein sequence is MAKELRFGDDARLQMLAGVNALADAVQVTMGPRGRNVVLEKSYGAPTVTKDGVSVAKEIEFDQRFMNMGAQMVKEVASKTSDTAGDGTTTATVLARSIVVEGYKAIAAGMNPMDLKRGIDKAVAAITKKLQTMSKPCKDNKAIAQVGTISANSDEAIGSIIASAMDKVGKEGVITVEDGNGLENELSVVEGMQFDRGYISPYFINNQQSMTCELEHPFILLVDKKISSIRDMLSVLEGVAKSGRPLLIIAEDVEGEALATLVVNNMRGIVKVCAVKAPGFGDRRKAMLQDIAILTHGQVISEEIGKSLEAATLEDLGTAKRIVVTKENTTIIDGEGKAAEINARIAQIRAQIEETTSDYDREKLQERVAKLSGGVAVIKVGAATEVEMKEKKARVEDALHATRAAVEEGIVAGGGVALIRAQKALDSLKGDNDDQSMGINILRRAIEAPMRQIVSNAGYEASVIVNKVAENKDNYGFNAATGEFGDMVEMGILDPTKVTRMALQNAASVASLMLTTECMVADLPKKDEAGAGDMGGMGGMGGMGGMGGMM
- the groES gene encoding co-chaperone GroES, which produces MKIRPLHDRVVVRRMEEERTTAGGIVIPDSATEKPMRGEIIAVGAGKILDNGDVRALAVKVGDIVLFGKYSGTEVKIDGKELVVMREDDIMGIIEK
- a CDS encoding Dps family protein is translated as MGTIIKKLEIVLADTYALYLKTQNYHWHVKGVQFKSLHELFEMQYKQLADAVDEIAERILIIGHKAPATFSEFNALKTIKDGDSSADANQMVKELAEDNEALVKDLNKAVRLAQENGDEGTVALLSERIAAHEKAHWMLSASR